A genomic window from Silene latifolia isolate original U9 population chromosome Y, ASM4854445v1, whole genome shotgun sequence includes:
- the LOC141629532 gene encoding putative mitochondrial protein AtMg00860: MVSKEGVSVDPSKIEAVSTPRNVAEIQSFLGIAGYYQRLVKDFSKIARPLTFLMRKQNRFKWDESCDTSFLTLKESLTTAQVLALPEGSENFEVYTDASKNGLGCILM; this comes from the coding sequence ATGGTGTCAAAAGAGGGAGTGTCCGTGGACCCTAGTAAGATAGAAGCCGTGTCAACACCAAGGAATGTAGCGGAGATACAAAGCTTCCTTGGTATAGCCGGATATTATCAAAGATTGGTAAAGGATTTCTCGAAGATTGCTAGGCCCTTGACGTTCTTGATGAGGAAACAAAACCGTTTCAAGTGGGACGAGAGTTGTGATACATCCTTCCTAACCCTAAAGGAGAGCCTAACCACGGCTCAGGTGTTGGCTTTGCCGGAAGGAagtgagaatttcgaggtttacaccgatgcttcaaagaatggactGGGATGCATACTCATGTAA